One part of the Glycine soja cultivar W05 chromosome 11, ASM419377v2, whole genome shotgun sequence genome encodes these proteins:
- the LOC114373091 gene encoding cleavage and polyadenylation specificity factor subunit 2-like has product MDFEGRSDGRSIKNILSHVAPLKLVLVHGSAEATEHLKQHCLKHVCPHVYAPQIEETIDVTSDLCAYKVQLSEKLMSNVLFKKLGDYEIAWVDAVVGKTENDPLSLLPVSGAAPPLSLSLFLYKVSFCFMIH; this is encoded by the exons ATGGATTTTGAAGGACGTTCAGATGGAAGATCCATTAAAAATATTCTCTCTCATGTGGCTCCCTTGAAGCTG GTTTTGGTGCATGGATCAGCTGAAGCTACAGAGCATCTGAAACAGCACTGCCTGAAGCATGTCTGTCCACATGTTTATGCTCCCCAAATTGAAGAGACAATTGATGTTACCTCTGATTTATGTGCTTATAAG GTTCAACTGTCTGAGAAGCTCATGAGTAATGTACTCttcaaaaag CTGGGAGATTATGAAATAGCTTGGGTTGATGCTGTAGTAGGGAAGACAGAAAATGATCCGCTTTCGCTGCTCCCTGTTTCTGGAGCAGCTCCTCCGCTTTCACTTTCGCTTTTCCTTTATAAAGTTTCCTTCTGCTTTATGATCCATTAA